The sequence GTTGTTCGATTCACTGATTCAGTAAAAATGTGTCAACTATCAGTGTAAACTCAAGCCACTGAGGATTTTACAGCACAACTTAAACCATGGTGTGTGGTCATAAGGTGCTAACAGTGCTCATGTTTGACTGGGTAGAGATGTGTCAGACACTGATTTGCCTCTGCAGAATCATCCTCCACTCTTTCAGAAGAGCTGCGTGCAGCTCAGCACACATCCCAGGGCCAAATACACACTCATAGAGTGGGAAAATCTGGAATCTTCCAGGTTTAACCAGTGTGCATTTGTAATGCATTTGCAGAAACTGAGTAGTTGCCCAGCGTATAGCAATATGCCTGGTCACTGTTTGACTCTGGCTTTCCTGCTATCAATATAACTGTGGCCTTATGTCCAAAGTGATAGTTTTCTCCTGTATTTCATATCCATGGTCAACAGTGAATAATTGGCTCCGATTTCTGGCTTTACCTCTACCAGAAAAACATGAGCATAACAAATGTCACTACTGATGACATGATAAAAGCAGGTTGTTGAGTCATTGTGTAGAGAACATAGAGCTTTAGTCATTTTAGGACTTCacagtaaatatgttttaatgcctttcagtatatttttgtaGACTTCTTTAAAATAACAAACTTGAAGTCGTTAGCATATcgataaatgtatttgttggcgtaacaaaactgaaacaacagttttgtcatttcacacaccccccaccccccctttaaTAGTGTCATTGGGCCATTACCTGCTTCCTGTGCTTATTTGGCTGCCTTGTTCCCCGCTGACCTTCCTGTCTGATGCCTGGGCACTGTAGCGTCTGAAGCAGATGGGTAGGGCAGGGGAGGGGTCTGTTGAAAATGGAACACCTTGACCTTGCATGTAATCTCTCACCATAAAGAGCCCGAGGTGCAGAGCACTGAAGAAGGGGCCGGGGTGGCCGAGAGTGAGGCCCCCGTTTTAGCCGAGGGGGAACCTCAGGAACAGCaggcggagggggaggagagcgCGGAGCCCCCCGCCCCGGAGGAGCCCACAGCCCCTAGTGAAGTGGCCGAATTGCCTGAAGCGCAAGGTTCTATGTCTCCCCAAATCCAGAATtagcccccctcccacccccccacccatgAACCCCATATTCTCATTCTGTATAGGCCCTTTGTCCCCTGTATTGCATATAGCAGTGCTATATGCATACTGTACTGGAGTAAAAATGCCCCATTTGCTAGCACTGCTTGAGTGCACCTGCATGTACGCGGGTGCTGCATGTGCACGGATGCCCCCTCTGCGGGTTTGCATGTGGAACACGGCATGCTTTCCTGTTTACTAATTCACTCATTGTTTGCTCAGCCTGCATCAGCACTGCTCTCATCCATGGACTGACACTCTTTCTTCATCAAACCTCTGTCTGCTCATTTGTGCTTTTCACACTTGtactgggggggaaaaaaaaataaagtcttaACATACCCGTTTGACCTTGTCATGTGATGTCACCGCCATTATGTTACTCCAGAATTCCATTGACCCTCTCCTCAGTCCAACCATGGTTTCTGTAGCTTGTTTTTGTATGGATTTGCCATGTAGACAAAGGCAGGATCAAAAAAGGCTAAAAGGCTTTATCAGCTCTGTTAAATGGTTGGTTGGAACATGGATATGGTCTCTTGGAGTTTGCCTTGTCTATGTGGATGCCTCCTGGTATGTGGAACTCCTTGCACACATGTCTACAAACCTGAATGGAACCCATACCTGTCCACTCTCTTTTCCTGTGTCCTCAGTCAAAAACCTGAGTTGAAGGTTTTCGAATGATGATTAACACAGCTCAGACTCTTTCTGCTTCCCatccgtctctctttctctctccataaCTTGAATGTTTCAGGGGCATTCAGGTGTTTGTGCAATTGTATTAGTGCACTGTGGTTCGGTATGAAAAAGGATTGTCCGGCCTGTTTGATGCTTTCATTATCTTACAACTTTGttctgtcctccctcccccccaaaagTCCTTGCCTtgtgttagattttttttttttttgttttgaattaacATTGGGTCGTGCCGACAGTGGCCGCCCCCGTTTCGGAAATGCCCTCCCCGGCGGAGCCTACAGGGCAGTCCCACACTCCTGCAGTGGAGAGCGGTAAGACACCAGTCAAGAGGATATTTTTCCCTCAAGTGTAAAAATTTTCAAGTCTCCTGAATGTTTTGGATTATGCCACTAGAAGTTGCACCTGTTGTggaaacagcagctgaagaCACTCCAGAGGTGACCGCTACCCCTGCGGTCGAAATTGGTAAGACCAGGCTCAAGTGAAGAAGGGCATTTTTCGGTAgtggagatttttttcccttaatgtTCGGATTATGCCAACAGAACCTGCACCCATGGCTGAGCCCACCCCAGAAAAATCGTTAGCACCACCTCCCTCGCCTGCAGTTGATAGTGGTAAGACTCAAGACCAGTTGTGAATAAACTGCCCAAATTTTGTCACAATGTTCTGAAGATGTTTGGATCGTGCTGACAGAAGCCGCACCCGAAGTCACAGCTGCCACAGCAACGGAATCGACGGAGCCCCCCCCGGTGTCTGAGGTCCTGAGCGGTAAGACCAGAAAGCATGTTGGAAGAGGAGCTTGATGAAGTCTTTTCCCAGACTGAGGAAGATGAGGTCTTCATAATTGTTGGGTTATGCCAACAGAACCAGAACCAGCACCAGCATTAGAAGCAACCCTTGCAGAGCTGACAGAACAGCCCTCTGCACCTGTGATCGAAAGTGGTAAGACCTGAAAGCATggaggaagttttttttttttttttttttttttttttaaatgaaaggctACTCGTCGTAACATTGAGGTTGCGCTAACAGAACCCGCAGCAGTCGGTGAACCCATCCAAGAAGAGTCCCCTGTGGAGCCACTTGCACCGGCCTCTGAGAGTGGTAAGCACTCGTGAAGATCAGatatgcgttttttttttcttattctccAAACAAACCGAACAAGCTGTTTTTCTTCTCGATGTTGGCCTCGTGCGAACAGAACCCACAGCTGTGGCAGACAGCGCGCCTGCAGAACAGATCGAGTCGTCCACATCCCCAGTGCAGAGTGGTAAGGGTCTGCACGAGTGGAGACACCAGATTTTtacctgctttttttgttggttttgattcatggaaatttttttcttaacgCTTGGGTTGTACTAACAGAACCTGCCCCCATAATGGAAAGCGCTCCTGCAGAGTCAACAGAGCAGCCCCCAGCACCTGCAGCCGAGAGTGGTAAGACCTGATGCCAGCCAAAGCTGGGGTATGGAGGGCCTTGCCCCTCCTAGACACGTGATACTGTTACCAAAATGGGCCGTTCACTCGTTtggttttctctctttttcttacCGTTAATGGTCACATTAATCATATTTGATTTTGGTTGTTCCTTATTTTTTAGGTTATTGATGGCGatgtgttttctcatttgtaaGGCTAAAGGATAAGAGCTCACACATGGCTGAATTagtctccttccctctcctacTGTTAGTGTTACTGTGTTGATGTTTTGTCATGTTTCCCGGATGGGTGAGATCAGGTGGCCCCCCCGCAGATCTCGGTCCTATGGGACCCGGAGCAAGAGGGGCGCCAGCCTTTTCGGGGTTGGCCGCCGGTGGGCACACCGCCGGTAACACTCGCTTTCTCTGTCTGTCGTTTTGCCTCAGCCCCAGCGGTGGAGGCTCCAGCTCCAGTTTCCCTCCCTGAAATCCCTGCCCATGCCCCCTACCTGCTAATTGGTGGTGGAACCGCCTCCTTTGCTGCTGCCCGATCCATTCGGGCAAGGGATCCAGGAGCCAGGGTCAGTGAGCCTATCTAATCAAAGGATTAAACCTGATTTTCTGATGGATAATGGCAGTGACCACAAGTGTCTGTGCTTGGAGCAGATCATTCACTTCAGAGCAGGGTTATTAAGTTGTTGGAAGTTGAAGGGACTACCCTGTCACCCTCAGGATTAAACCACTACAGGTGCACTAAGCTGGATATGTTACCGCGTTATCCTGACCTGTGGTTTGATGTTTGGGGCGATGTGCACAGGTGCTGATTGTTACAGACGAGCCAGACCTGCCGTACATGCGCCCTCCTCTCTCCAAGGAGCTATGGTTTTCCGATGACCCCAGTGCCACAGAAACCCTCAGATTCAAACAGTGGAACGGCAAGGAAAGAAGGTGTGTCCTGGGTCCCCCCTGCACTGCAAAGGCAACAGAATAAGAGTGAATGTTACAGACTGTATCTCTGACATTGTACTGATTGGCCAAACTGACTGTTGTTACCGTTAATATTGACGAGATAGAAACCAAATctccaaaccaaaccaaataaTCATCTGTAGTTGTAATGGAGATGGACAATTAATGcatgctttctgtttgtttttctagcATCTATTTCCAGCCTCCGTCGTTTTACGTCAGCCCCCAGGATTTGCCTAAAGTGGAAAATGGCGGAGTGGCTGTTCTCACAGGCAAAAGGGTGATTGTCCATACAGATCTATGTTAAACATCCTCCTGCCATCATAACTccttttaatccattttataaTTGTGACGATATTCATGAAATGAGCAGAGCGCTTGTGCATTTAATCCGTCAAAATGGGTTATATTTTTACCTGCTCCAAAAATAACCATGAACTTGTTTCACGTAGGAAATTGATTCAGTATTAATGAGGTTTGCAGGCGAATGTAAGATGGGAGGTGTGTCATGCTACTGCTGAACTGTGTATCCATAACGCTCTGTAAAGTTACCGTCATCTGTGACCGAATGCTGTTCTTCCCTCCGTCATAGGTGGTGCACATGGATGTAAGAGGGAACAAAGTGCGTCTGGATGACGATTCTGAAATCTCCTACGACAAGTGCCTGATTGCCACAGGTGAGCTGGCATAAGCTGTGGGGGGGCACAGCTCCTGTTGAGTGTCAGAAAGGTGTTTCCTGTTGTCACAGTCACATTGAAATTGGTTGTTGTTATTAAGGTGGAGTCCCACGGAACATGCAAGTCATTGAGAGGGCAGGGGATGAAGTGATGAAAAGGACGACACTCTTCAGGAAGGTACCTGTGAATTTTGGTTTGGCTCTGGGGCTGGTCTCCATGGTGTTCGTCACATGCGATGTGGTCTACGTCGAACGGCAGGACATAATGTACCATGTCTGTGAAgataaaactaaataaatgcGTCACCTGTTTCAATTGACTTGTGTCCACGGAAAATGTCATAAGAGAGATGGCTGTTCAAAGCTTAGCCATTGCTTTTATGACCCATGTGCAAATTTCAACTCCcagtttctctcctgtgtgtagATAGAAGATTTCAAATCCTTGGAGAACATCTCCAGAGATGTCAAATCAATCACCATTATTGGAGGGGGGTTCCTCGGAAGCGAGCTTGCCTGTGCCTTGGGCAGGAGATGTAAGACTGTGCTCCAAACTTGCTATGAAGTGATTAGTGCACTCAGTGCCtgtctggggagggggggagggagttCACAAGACCCTTGTGGTGATTGTAATTCCCTCTTGTCCCTCGTAATCAGCAACTGAATCTGGCTTGGAGGTCATGCAGATGTTCCCGGAGAAGGGTAACATGGGCAAAGTGCTGCCGGAGTATCTGAGCAACTGGACGACACAGAAAGTGAGGAGAGGTGAGGACAGCCAGTTTGGCACCTTCACACCTTTGCACACACCTTAACTCGCTGCTCTCTACCAGCCGCGGGTGGTGCCGTGACCCACTTTGAGACTGAGCTGCTCCATTTACAGCTTCCCTGATTAGATAGATGCGTCACACAGCAAATGACTGTGCTCTTTGCTCTCTCTGCATaattctgtttggtttttatatTACAGAGGGGGTAAATGTCATAACCGAGGCGCTGGTGAAGAACGTCAGCTTCCAGGACGGCAAGTTGGAAATCAAACTGAAGGATGGCCGATTGGTAAGGGCAGACTGTCCCTTCAGGCTATGCTGCAGAACGTTTGTGTTGTAGTGGTAATGGTAAATGCAGGGGTTGCAAAGGGTTTTCCCCTATGCAAGCTTTTGATGAATTTTGACTGGGACAAACCCTGTAGCAGAAGATCTGCTAGACTGCTGAAGACTGCTGTAGCATTTTTTAGAACAAATATGACCTGCAGGTGTCTGCGTCTGacatgtccctctctgtctcccataGGTGAAGACTGATCACATTGTAGCTGCTGTAGGCCTGGAACCCAGTGTAGAGCTGGCTAAGTCAGCCGGCCTGGAGGTGGACTCAGATTTTGGAGGGTACAGAGTCAACGCTGAACTCCAGGCTCGTTCCAATATCTGGGTggtaagctttttttttttttttttttttttttgggctttGATTAGATTTAATGATATTAGGTTACACTCACAATGCAGCTCTTGACTCCAACTAGGGAATATTTGAAAAACCATCTTTGTAGATGTTAAACTATCTCATTGAACAATAGAAATCTAACTTGGGGCCCTTGTTCTTAACTGCAGTGGATCACAAACTTCCTTCTTGGGCCTTGTTTTGACTTTGGGGTTGGACATAGGAATGTATTGTGTAGATGAGGGAGCATCACTCCTCTCGCACCCCTAGGCTGGAGATGCGGCCTGCTTCTATGACATCAGATTAGGCCGTCGGCGGGTGGAGCACCATGACCATGCGGTGGTGAGCGGCAGGCTTGCCGGGGAGAACATGACCGGGGCCAACAAACCCTACTGGCATCAGTCCATGTTCTGGTAAGGCTGGAGGTGCATGGTGGTCATTGTTTTTAAGAAAGCTACAGCGGATCGGGTACGATCATTGCCTTGATCCCATCTCTACCCTCGTATCAATGACCGTGTGGCTTTTGTCTCCTAGGAGTGACCTTGGCCCTGATGTGGGCTACGAAGCCATTGGGATAGTAGACAGTAGTCTTCCCACAGTTGGAGTGTTCGCCAAAGCTACTGCTAAAGACACCCCCAAAGCTGCTACTGAACAATCAGGTACACTCTACCAACGCACTGACACCAGAGAACAGCCAGTCAAATTTAATATGAGCTGCTGAATTCAGTATTGGAAAAAGTTTTATGTTTATCTGCATTGCCTTGGTGGGTACAGTTCCTTCTGTAAACAGCAGGCAAATTGGCAGTGTATCCATGCTTAACAAAAGCGTGACAGATTATGAATTGTCAATTTGCAAAAAGCAAAACGAAGAAGTTGAGGCTGCACATCAGTTTCCCTGTTGCTCCTTAACAAGGAGAAATCAAAacatgcagctctgtctcctggTAAATATCCGTCCCATGTATCACAATAATAGCCTGGTGTGGATTTTGATGTTTATCTGGAAAAAACAGAGCATTTTTTGCTCAGTTGTCACCTCAGTTGACCAGTGGACCAATCTAATGTTTTGAAGAACACATGCAGAATACTGCATATAGACGCATTGCACTGTTATTACAGTGCAGCCTGTGCATCCACTGGAGATGCATTGTAGCAACATTGCTTACAAATTAATTGAGATTCTGATAAAAAAATGGGTTTCCTTTGAAGACGAAGGAAGGAATTTGTGCTGCTGAAAGACAGGACTCTGGTAACTTCCTCTGGTAATTTCCTCTTGGTGTAGGAACTGGAATCCGGTCAGAGAGTGAGACTGAAGCTGTTGCCAGTGGTGAGATGCTTGCAAGTACCGCTTCTCCTCAGGCACCCCAGCAGGaagaggattatgggaaagGAGTCATCTTCTATCTGCGGGACAAAGTGGTTGTGGGCATCATCCTGTGGAACGTCTTCAACAGAATGCCCATTGCCAGGAAGGTGTGTGACTCAACTTTTGCGTAATCATTTACACACATGGAAGTAAGCATTGAGAATGATTTTAATAGAAAGTCTGTCCTCTAGATAAAGTGCTTTTGTTGTTACTTACTAGACATGATAGGCTAGGATGATATACAGTGCATCAGATGCTCAGAAAAAAGCATAAagtaaaaaatgcttttatacGCCATAATAGACTTGGAAAATTAAATTCCTTGCACATTAACAGGATTTTTAAGTTGGATGAACTGTCTTGCAACCATATTATATTTTGTCCTGTATAATGAATGCCTGTCTGTTTGTACTCTTTGATAACTGTTACTTTAGATGCAAAACTACTTTTCAAGCCTGGAATGTTTTTGCCAAaactaaaatgtttaattttttttttcagatcataAAAGACGGAGAGGAGCATGCAGACCTGAATGAAGTTGCCAAACTTTTCAACATTCATGAAGACTGAGAGTAGATCGGAGACTTAGTCATCACCTTACTAAGCAAGGCCTTGAACTTTTACAGTCATTGTCCTGTTGTGGTGGCCCTAGCAGTGCCGATGAGGTACCTGCAAAAAAAGGGAGACACTTCGGGCACAACATGTATTTCCTGTACATTTCTCATCGTCTGAGTCAGTCGGCAagtttgtaatttgtattgGATGAACCGGACTTCTCCAGACTATTCTATTAAAATTGGTGAATaggtgtgggaaaaaaacatctgaagtTGTTGATTTATCCTCTCTCCAGCTCgattataaatgtatgtattgtgaTGAAGGTGCAAAGACCAATACCCCACAACCCCCCTCTTTTTTAAGACATAAACCTAATGGCACTTAAAGATGTTTCTCTCACACTGGTGTGGATAATTATTGTAAGAACTTCTAAATAAAgtgaatgaattttaaattataatggACACATCACGTTTGATTACTGTGCAGAATTCCTTCTCTTAAATCTGAAGCCCACGAAATTCCAATAATAATACACCAATCGTCAACTTTTCTGTGCATCACATCAAAACTGCAACCAGCAGCCTGCCTTCACTAGAATTAATTCATAATGTGTTGCTGATAGTTCGCTACCATAGACAAACATCctaaaacatgtcaaaatatttcaagataTCAAGTACCTTTTAAATTTATTGAACAATTCATTATGTGAGTCACCCTGAAGTTGAAGAAGGCAAACGATAAAGCGCAACTTTCAGACaacattttgttgctgttttttcgTTTTATGACTTAAGTCGACGTTTTTTTCATGACCGCTTGCTCACATAAATATTTGGTTGAGACCCGGAAACAAAGTGGGTCTCAGTCCAGTTGCTGGGTTCTGGTCGATTGTGATCGGGGGAGGTCCTAAGTTCATCGTTTAATTCTTTAGGTGTTCCCAGGGCCAACACCGGGTGGAGACAAATTCCCGTAAAGCGAACGCATACTTGTGTCGTGGTTGCATAGATATTTGCACTACATTTCTGTACGAAACGTTGCGACAGACGGtcatatataatttttaattgtatattaaaaataattaaatagaTGTTGGCTAGACATTTATCAAAATTCTTATTTAAGCTTTGTGGAACACAAGCACGAACTCCCATATGGTCTAGCGGTTAGGATTCCTGGTTTTCACCCAGGCGGCCCGGGTTCGACTCCCGGTATGGGAATAAGTGTTCTTTTGTTGTCTCCTTGTGGTTTTTAAGTAGATTTTCTGTTTTCGTTTTACAGCTTATATAGCTCCAAAATTGTTACTATTCACCGTGTTTTatcataatttaaatattttcccattttgtcAATGTGTCATCACAAGCTATTCTAAATTGCAATCTAATTTTTCAGCCAACCAACGTTATCTGAATATTTAATAGTTACCCAGCTAAATTGTTCACTATTGACGAACAAATGTTGCATATTTTATGCTGGGTGGCATaactatatatttttctttgttaaacATGAAGAGAAAAACGGCGTTACTCTTACACTATCTAGTAAACTAATAAGGTTTATAGGCGGGTCACACCCCTGATTAAAACAATAGGGACTGTCACCACGTTATATGGCGGTTTTATAAGTGCAGACATATTCACGCTTTCTCGGATCTGTTGGTAATGAACAGATGTAAGCATATTTATTAATCGTATAGTAGCGAATGTGTGATGGGGTTTGTAGTTTTTCTGATTGGAACTTAAGACGTGTGTGACGTCCGCGAGGATCTCCGAGCCTACAAGGATCCCGATTGAGGATGTTGGCGAGTGTTCGGGAAAAAATGTGACTCGCCCACACCAGCCAATCGAAAGAGCATTGTAGCTTGCTATTTGCTGTCCAGTTAGCTAGCAAACGGTGTAATAGGACATCCAGATACTTTCGCTTGTATTTTAACGGGGAAACAATCGTGCCGACACGGGGAAAAATTCAACAATTTGGCAGGTTGAATTTAACTTTTATTTCCCCATCCAGATTAAGCTATTGTATGGAGGGTGGCGCCGAGATGAAATacttttgtttgtaaatgtcCGCGACTGAGTTTATAACGAGTAACTTTCTAATTGTAATCATAGCTAAATGGTGCGACGCTGTAGATGAAGCGAacgttgctagctagctagttggctagttTGCTTACTAGCGAGTCTAGCTGACTCCAACTAAGTAAAAACTGAAACGTAGAAGTCTGGGTAATAAGATCAGAAGCGTTCAACAGCACGTTCACGGTAAGACTGACGCGCTCATAATATGCTGACATGGCATACTgatttttgtaattgtgttgtgttttctctcaCTAACTGTCTAGCTGTGTACCGAATTACCTGAAACTTGTCACCCTTTTCTCTTGCCTAGACAGAAAGCTGGCAGTTCCACCCTAGTATTATTAATGAAGTCCTCTGGATATGTTTTGTCTTTCCAATCAATTCAAAAGCCTTTCGCGAAGTCACTGCTGGCTAGATGTTGCGCGAAACTATCCGCAAAGATGTTGTGGAGGTGTAATTTTGGAAGGGGTCAAAGACGCATCAACTTAAAAAATCGGATAGGGgatgtgtctttttaaattgtctctATGTTATGAATTTGCGTCCATGTGGAGAAATTGTAGCTTTCCTCTTGGGAAAAGTAGCCTAACTACCTACGCAACGGA comes from Megalops cyprinoides isolate fMegCyp1 chromosome 3, fMegCyp1.pri, whole genome shotgun sequence and encodes:
- the aifm1 gene encoding apoptosis-inducing factor 1, mitochondrial isoform X1, with the protein product MLKCRTAWQKLAPLARASSTLCRQNVKRTVLKCDSTMTQVPRVQMSSGTPGGDNTLYIVLVGATCLGAGFYAYRTLTSDKSRYHDRISEIASRPSKMSPQEQPATYMQTEPTAEAEVEPSGEPEVQSTEEGAGVAESEAPVLAEGEPQEQQAEGEESAEPPAPEEPTAPSEVAELPEAQVAAPVSEMPSPAEPTGQSHTPAVESEVAPVVETAAEDTPEVTATPAVEIEPAPMAEPTPEKSLAPPPSPAVDSEAAPEVTAATATESTEPPPVSEVLSEPEPAPALEATLAELTEQPSAPVIESEPAAVGEPIQEESPVEPLAPASESEPTAVADSAPAEQIESSTSPVQSEPAPIMESAPAESTEQPPAPAAESAPAVEAPAPVSLPEIPAHAPYLLIGGGTASFAAARSIRARDPGARVLIVTDEPDLPYMRPPLSKELWFSDDPSATETLRFKQWNGKERSIYFQPPSFYVSPQDLPKVENGGVAVLTGKRVVHMDVRGNKVRLDDDSEISYDKCLIATGGVPRNMQVIERAGDEVMKRTTLFRKIEDFKSLENISRDVKSITIIGGGFLGSELACALGRRSTESGLEVMQMFPEKGNMGKVLPEYLSNWTTQKVRREGVNVITEALVKNVSFQDGKLEIKLKDGRLVKTDHIVAAVGLEPSVELAKSAGLEVDSDFGGYRVNAELQARSNIWVAGDAACFYDIRLGRRRVEHHDHAVVSGRLAGENMTGANKPYWHQSMFWSDLGPDVGYEAIGIVDSSLPTVGVFAKATAKDTPKAATEQSGTGIRSESETEAVASGEMLASTASPQAPQQEEDYGKGVIFYLRDKVVVGIILWNVFNRMPIARKIIKDGEEHADLNEVAKLFNIHED
- the aifm1 gene encoding apoptosis-inducing factor 1, mitochondrial isoform X2, yielding MLKCRTAWQKLAPLARASSTLCRQNVKRTVLKCDSTMTQVPRVQMSSGTPGGDNTLYIVLVGATCLGAGFYAYRTLTSDKSRYHDRISEIASRPSKMSPQEQPATYMQTEPTAEAEVEPSGEPEVQSTEEGAGVAESEAPVLAEGEPQEQQAEGEESAEPPAPEEPTAPSEVAELPEAQVAAPVSEMPSPAEPTGQSHTPAVESEVAPVVETAAEDTPEVTATPAVEIDVWIVLTEAAPEVTAATATESTEPPPVSEVLSEPEPAPALEATLAELTEQPSAPVIESEPAAVGEPIQEESPVEPLAPASESEPTAVADSAPAEQIESSTSPVQSEPAPIMESAPAESTEQPPAPAAESAPAVEAPAPVSLPEIPAHAPYLLIGGGTASFAAARSIRARDPGARVLIVTDEPDLPYMRPPLSKELWFSDDPSATETLRFKQWNGKERSIYFQPPSFYVSPQDLPKVENGGVAVLTGKRVVHMDVRGNKVRLDDDSEISYDKCLIATGGVPRNMQVIERAGDEVMKRTTLFRKIEDFKSLENISRDVKSITIIGGGFLGSELACALGRRSTESGLEVMQMFPEKGNMGKVLPEYLSNWTTQKVRREGVNVITEALVKNVSFQDGKLEIKLKDGRLVKTDHIVAAVGLEPSVELAKSAGLEVDSDFGGYRVNAELQARSNIWVAGDAACFYDIRLGRRRVEHHDHAVVSGRLAGENMTGANKPYWHQSMFWSDLGPDVGYEAIGIVDSSLPTVGVFAKATAKDTPKAATEQSGTGIRSESETEAVASGEMLASTASPQAPQQEEDYGKGVIFYLRDKVVVGIILWNVFNRMPIARKIIKDGEEHADLNEVAKLFNIHED
- the aifm1 gene encoding apoptosis-inducing factor 1, mitochondrial isoform X4; the protein is MLKCRTAWQKLAPLARASSTLCRQNVKRTVLKCDSTMTQVPRVQMSSGTPGGDNTLYIVLVGATCLGAGFYAYRTLTSDKSRYHDRISEIASRPSKMSPQEQPATYMQTEPTAEAEVEPSGEPEVQSTEEGAGVAESEAPVLAEGEPQEQQAEGEESAEPPAPEEPTAPSEVAELPEAQDVWIVLTEAAPEVTAATATESTEPPPVSEVLSEPEPAPALEATLAELTEQPSAPVIESEPAAVGEPIQEESPVEPLAPASESEPTAVADSAPAEQIESSTSPVQSEPAPIMESAPAESTEQPPAPAAESAPAVEAPAPVSLPEIPAHAPYLLIGGGTASFAAARSIRARDPGARVLIVTDEPDLPYMRPPLSKELWFSDDPSATETLRFKQWNGKERSIYFQPPSFYVSPQDLPKVENGGVAVLTGKRVVHMDVRGNKVRLDDDSEISYDKCLIATGGVPRNMQVIERAGDEVMKRTTLFRKIEDFKSLENISRDVKSITIIGGGFLGSELACALGRRSTESGLEVMQMFPEKGNMGKVLPEYLSNWTTQKVRREGVNVITEALVKNVSFQDGKLEIKLKDGRLVKTDHIVAAVGLEPSVELAKSAGLEVDSDFGGYRVNAELQARSNIWVAGDAACFYDIRLGRRRVEHHDHAVVSGRLAGENMTGANKPYWHQSMFWSDLGPDVGYEAIGIVDSSLPTVGVFAKATAKDTPKAATEQSGTGIRSESETEAVASGEMLASTASPQAPQQEEDYGKGVIFYLRDKVVVGIILWNVFNRMPIARKIIKDGEEHADLNEVAKLFNIHED
- the aifm1 gene encoding apoptosis-inducing factor 1, mitochondrial isoform X6 yields the protein MLKCRTAWQKLAPLARASSTLCRQNVKRTVLKCDSTMTQVPRVQMSSGTPGGDNTLYIVLVGATCLGAGFYAYRTLTSDKSRYHDRISEIASRPSKMSPQEQPATYMQTEPTAEAEVEPSGEPEVQSTEEGAGVAESEAPVLAEGEPQEQQAEGEESAEPPAPEEPTAPSEVAELPEAQAPAVEAPAPVSLPEIPAHAPYLLIGGGTASFAAARSIRARDPGARVLIVTDEPDLPYMRPPLSKELWFSDDPSATETLRFKQWNGKERSIYFQPPSFYVSPQDLPKVENGGVAVLTGKRVVHMDVRGNKVRLDDDSEISYDKCLIATGGVPRNMQVIERAGDEVMKRTTLFRKIEDFKSLENISRDVKSITIIGGGFLGSELACALGRRSTESGLEVMQMFPEKGNMGKVLPEYLSNWTTQKVRREGVNVITEALVKNVSFQDGKLEIKLKDGRLVKTDHIVAAVGLEPSVELAKSAGLEVDSDFGGYRVNAELQARSNIWVAGDAACFYDIRLGRRRVEHHDHAVVSGRLAGENMTGANKPYWHQSMFWSDLGPDVGYEAIGIVDSSLPTVGVFAKATAKDTPKAATEQSGTGIRSESETEAVASGEMLASTASPQAPQQEEDYGKGVIFYLRDKVVVGIILWNVFNRMPIARKIIKDGEEHADLNEVAKLFNIHED
- the aifm1 gene encoding apoptosis-inducing factor 1, mitochondrial isoform X3, whose amino-acid sequence is MLKCRTAWQKLAPLARASSTLCRQNVKRTVLKCDSTMTQVPRVQMSSGTPGGDNTLYIVLVGATCLGAGFYAYRTLTSDKSRYHDRISEIASRPSKMSPQEQPATYMQTEPTAEAEVEPSGVAAPVSEMPSPAEPTGQSHTPAVESEVAPVVETAAEDTPEVTATPAVEIEPAPMAEPTPEKSLAPPPSPAVDSEAAPEVTAATATESTEPPPVSEVLSEPEPAPALEATLAELTEQPSAPVIESEPAAVGEPIQEESPVEPLAPASESEPTAVADSAPAEQIESSTSPVQSEPAPIMESAPAESTEQPPAPAAESAPAVEAPAPVSLPEIPAHAPYLLIGGGTASFAAARSIRARDPGARVLIVTDEPDLPYMRPPLSKELWFSDDPSATETLRFKQWNGKERSIYFQPPSFYVSPQDLPKVENGGVAVLTGKRVVHMDVRGNKVRLDDDSEISYDKCLIATGGVPRNMQVIERAGDEVMKRTTLFRKIEDFKSLENISRDVKSITIIGGGFLGSELACALGRRSTESGLEVMQMFPEKGNMGKVLPEYLSNWTTQKVRREGVNVITEALVKNVSFQDGKLEIKLKDGRLVKTDHIVAAVGLEPSVELAKSAGLEVDSDFGGYRVNAELQARSNIWVAGDAACFYDIRLGRRRVEHHDHAVVSGRLAGENMTGANKPYWHQSMFWSDLGPDVGYEAIGIVDSSLPTVGVFAKATAKDTPKAATEQSGTGIRSESETEAVASGEMLASTASPQAPQQEEDYGKGVIFYLRDKVVVGIILWNVFNRMPIARKIIKDGEEHADLNEVAKLFNIHED